In one window of Dokdonia sp. PRO95 DNA:
- a CDS encoding DUF6155 family protein, translated as MSKRALKKQISTLSNVELQEQIMELYERIPEVKTYYDFVFNPKEDKLVDEAKIKISNEYFPTRRKRPRKRRSIAQKYIKHFKTLGMNPLLLSDVMIFNIEIAQTFEQSSPGQPEAFYKSMLNSFKELMQYATYHHLLEELGERIERIVSLAEESKWPNADMFDEAADPS; from the coding sequence ATGAGTAAACGGGCATTAAAAAAGCAAATTTCCACACTGAGTAATGTAGAGCTTCAAGAGCAAATTATGGAGCTTTACGAGCGTATACCTGAGGTGAAGACCTATTATGACTTTGTTTTTAACCCCAAAGAAGATAAACTCGTAGACGAGGCAAAAATTAAAATAAGTAACGAGTATTTCCCTACCCGACGTAAACGCCCTAGAAAAAGACGTTCTATTGCTCAGAAGTATATTAAACACTTTAAAACACTGGGCATGAACCCGCTATTACTTTCTGATGTGATGATTTTTAATATTGAAATCGCTCAGACGTTTGAACAGTCTAGTCCGGGACAACCAGAAGCATTTTATAAAAGTATGCTCAACTCATTTAAGGAACTCATGCAGTATGCTACTTATCATCATTTATTAGAAGAACTAGGAGAGAGAATAGAGCGCATCGTTTCTCTAGCAGAAGAAAGTAAATGGCCTAATGCCGATATGTTTGACGAGGCAGCAGACCCATCTTAA
- a CDS encoding dipeptidase translates to MIRSLTITACILAMFSCQESKKKVVAPPKEMTEAEVLAKAKEIHSNVMTLDTHCDINVDNFTDTVNYTQNLASQVNLPKMKEGGLDVPWFVVYTGQGELNEEGYKAAYENAMSKFDAIHKLCEEIAPEQIQLATTSQEARDIWKSGKKVAMIGIENGYPVGTDVSNVEKFYNLGGRYMSLAHNGHSQLSDSNTGEADDVWLHNGLSDLGKEVIAEMNRVGMMIDVSHPSKEAMRQMIELSETPIIASHSSARALCNHSRNLDDEQLQWMQDNGGVVQTVAFKSYLNTEKNDAYQAEANQIIKNIADSLGVTWLDRKEARALPEAERKAYYETYTNVLLPAQKKKLAQRTDLPPAVDVTDFIDHIDYLVEKIGIDHVGISSDFDGGGGVEGWSDASETMNVTIELVRRGYTQQEIEQLWSGNLLRVLDEVQAYAAEQKS, encoded by the coding sequence ATGATTAGATCCCTTACCATTACCGCTTGTATACTAGCGATGTTTTCTTGTCAAGAATCAAAGAAAAAAGTAGTAGCACCACCCAAAGAAATGACGGAGGCCGAAGTACTAGCAAAAGCCAAAGAAATACACAGCAACGTGATGACGCTAGACACGCATTGTGATATAAACGTAGATAACTTTACAGACACCGTAAACTATACACAAAATCTGGCATCACAGGTAAACTTACCTAAAATGAAAGAAGGTGGTCTAGACGTGCCGTGGTTTGTAGTCTATACTGGTCAAGGAGAACTTAACGAAGAAGGTTATAAAGCCGCTTATGAGAATGCGATGTCAAAGTTTGACGCCATTCATAAACTATGTGAAGAGATTGCTCCAGAGCAAATCCAACTAGCTACGACTTCTCAAGAAGCAAGAGATATCTGGAAATCTGGTAAAAAAGTAGCCATGATAGGTATAGAAAATGGATATCCAGTAGGAACAGATGTTTCTAATGTAGAGAAGTTTTATAACCTAGGAGGTCGTTACATGTCTCTAGCCCATAATGGACACAGTCAGCTAAGTGATAGTAACACCGGTGAAGCCGACGATGTATGGCTGCACAATGGACTAAGTGACTTAGGAAAAGAAGTTATTGCAGAGATGAACCGTGTAGGCATGATGATAGATGTATCACACCCTAGCAAGGAAGCCATGCGCCAGATGATTGAGCTAAGTGAGACTCCTATTATAGCTTCTCACTCTTCTGCCAGGGCATTATGTAACCATAGCCGTAATCTTGATGATGAGCAATTGCAATGGATGCAGGATAACGGTGGTGTTGTGCAAACAGTTGCATTTAAAAGCTACTTAAACACAGAAAAAAATGACGCCTACCAAGCCGAAGCAAATCAAATAATAAAAAATATCGCAGATTCTCTAGGTGTAACGTGGCTCGATCGCAAAGAAGCGAGAGCACTACCTGAAGCTGAAAGAAAGGCTTACTATGAGACCTATACAAACGTATTACTTCCAGCACAGAAGAAGAAACTAGCACAACGCACAGATCTTCCTCCTGCCGTAGATGTCACAGACTTTATAGATCACATCGATTACCTCGTAGAAAAGATAGGTATTGATCACGTAGGTATCTCATCAGACTTTGATGGCGGCGGCGGCGTTGAAGGATGGAGTGACGCATCAGAAACTATGAATGTAACTATAGAGCTTGTGCGCCGTGGTTATACACAACAAGAAATCGAACAACTGTGGAGTGGTAATTTACTACGTGTTCTTGATGAAGTACAAGCATATGCCGCAGAGCAGAAAAGCTAA
- a CDS encoding DEAD/DEAH box helicase has protein sequence MSDAIQEKETPEKELYDYQLKDLEAVFSVMDRTSEDYNLLYQLPTGGGKTVIFSEIVRNYIKRANKKVVILTHRIELSNQTSRMLNEFMVPNMIISSDVKTLDDSEDYMCYVAMVETLTNRLQEEQMNMEDVGLVIIDEAHYNSFRKLFSYFEKAFILGVTATPLSSNIKLPMKDNYSELLIGESIPALIKRGFLSKAKTISYNVGLSSLKLGINGDYTVKSSDILYTDTAMQQKLLSAYEEESKGKKTLIFNNGINTSRYVYETFKMAGYDIRHLDNTNSAKERTEILDWFKNTPDAILTSVSILTTGFDEPTVDTIILNRATKSLTLYFQMIGRGSRIAPGKTTFKVLDLGNNAARFGLWEAPIDWKEIFAYPDFYLENLIADEEIERNFTYVMPPDLRKEFANTENVYFDIKKEYKRVIKEGLKAKTALENAIEQHAEMVIENSEDVFDARILARKLKDDIAYRVRLYSYSIMNNTKNYRDWLQEDYERKLKLRVNQICRERDM, from the coding sequence TTGAGCGACGCTATTCAAGAAAAAGAAACTCCAGAAAAAGAATTATACGACTACCAACTCAAGGATCTTGAGGCTGTTTTTAGCGTAATGGATCGTACATCAGAAGATTATAACTTGTTATATCAACTACCTACTGGTGGTGGAAAAACGGTTATTTTCTCTGAGATAGTGCGTAATTATATAAAAAGAGCAAATAAAAAAGTAGTAATCCTCACGCACCGTATTGAGCTTTCTAACCAAACATCAAGAATGCTTAACGAGTTTATGGTCCCTAACATGATCATAAGCAGTGATGTAAAGACGCTAGATGATAGCGAGGACTACATGTGTTATGTGGCGATGGTAGAAACGCTTACAAACAGATTGCAAGAGGAACAGATGAACATGGAAGATGTGGGTCTTGTCATAATTGATGAGGCGCACTATAACTCTTTTAGAAAACTTTTTAGCTACTTTGAAAAGGCTTTTATTTTAGGGGTAACCGCAACTCCACTAAGTTCTAATATTAAGTTGCCTATGAAAGACAACTATAGCGAACTGTTAATAGGGGAGAGTATACCTGCTTTGATAAAGAGAGGCTTTTTATCTAAAGCAAAAACTATAAGCTATAACGTAGGTTTGAGTTCGCTTAAACTTGGTATTAATGGTGATTATACAGTAAAGTCTTCAGACATACTGTACACAGATACCGCCATGCAGCAAAAGCTGTTAAGTGCCTATGAAGAGGAATCTAAAGGAAAGAAAACATTAATATTTAATAACGGGATTAATACCTCGCGCTATGTCTATGAGACTTTTAAAATGGCAGGGTATGATATACGTCACTTAGATAACACAAACAGCGCAAAGGAAAGAACAGAAATACTTGACTGGTTTAAAAATACGCCAGATGCAATTCTTACATCAGTAAGTATTCTTACTACTGGTTTTGATGAACCTACGGTAGATACTATTATCTTAAATAGAGCCACAAAATCACTTACGCTATATTTCCAGATGATAGGTCGTGGATCGCGTATTGCACCAGGTAAAACTACATTCAAGGTTCTTGATTTAGGAAATAATGCTGCACGTTTTGGACTTTGGGAAGCACCAATAGACTGGAAAGAGATTTTTGCATACCCAGATTTCTATCTTGAAAACCTAATTGCAGATGAGGAGATTGAGCGTAACTTTACTTACGTGATGCCTCCAGATTTACGTAAGGAATTTGCAAATACTGAGAATGTTTATTTTGATATCAAGAAGGAATATAAGCGTGTAATCAAAGAAGGGCTCAAGGCAAAAACAGCCTTAGAAAATGCTATCGAGCAACATGCAGAAATGGTGATTGAAAATAGTGAGGATGTTTTTGATGCGAGAATCCTTGCACGTAAGTTAAAAGATGATATCGCTTACCGTGTACGTTTATATTCATACAGTATTATGAATAACACTAAAAACTATAGAGACTGGTTACAAGAGGATTACGAGCGTAAGTTAAAGCTTAGAGTTAATCAGATTTGTAGAGAGCGAGATATGTAA
- a CDS encoding TIGR02757 family protein — MNKKDLKIFLDEKAIQYENGDFIPHDPIQIPHRFELKKDIEIAAFLTATIAWGNRKSIISNATKMMDIMGNAPYDFIINYDSEQAHLFDGFVHRTFNSGDLETFIRALQHIYLNHGGLENAFKKGITSEGLQPAISNFKKLFFEVEHLPRTQKHVSDPLKNSAAKRINMFLRWMVRDANAGVDFGIWKTISPSLLSCPLDVHTSNVARKLKLLKRKQNDAKTLLELDKALRKMDPNDPVKYDFALFGLGAFEKF, encoded by the coding sequence ATGAATAAAAAGGATCTTAAAATCTTCTTGGATGAAAAAGCGATTCAATATGAGAATGGCGATTTTATTCCACATGATCCTATTCAAATCCCTCATCGATTTGAACTAAAAAAAGATATAGAGATTGCCGCTTTTTTAACAGCAACCATTGCTTGGGGAAATCGTAAGAGTATTATATCTAATGCAACAAAAATGATGGATATCATGGGGAATGCACCTTATGATTTTATCATCAACTACGATTCGGAACAAGCGCACCTTTTTGATGGATTTGTACACCGCACCTTTAATAGCGGAGATTTAGAGACTTTCATAAGGGCATTACAGCACATTTATCTCAACCATGGCGGACTAGAAAATGCTTTTAAGAAAGGCATCACAAGTGAAGGCCTACAGCCTGCTATTTCTAATTTTAAAAAATTATTTTTTGAGGTTGAACATTTACCAAGAACACAAAAACACGTGAGTGACCCACTCAAGAACTCTGCTGCAAAACGTATCAATATGTTCCTGAGATGGATGGTACGTGATGCAAATGCGGGAGTAGATTTTGGGATCTGGAAAACAATTTCCCCTAGTTTACTTTCTTGTCCTCTCGATGTACATACAAGCAATGTAGCTAGAAAACTTAAGCTGCTTAAGAGAAAGCAAAACGATGCAAAAACATTATTAGAGCTTGACAAAGCACTACGAAAGATGGATCCAAATGATCCTGTTAAATATGATTTTGCTTTATTTGGATTAGGTGCCTTTGAGAAGTTTTAA
- a CDS encoding DUF5916 domain-containing protein produces the protein MRIFLFGIFSLFLLLPHLLQAQQTKTLNAERITTPPKIDGVLDDAVWKSLATYDDFHMFEPGNVGTIEENQRTEIKMAYDDKAVYIAAYLFDPDPENIPSQFSQRDQVFSQADHFVVALNTYNDGINETRFYVTSAGTIGDQRITQNNRDFGFNVVFECKVSRDDKGWYAEYRIPYNALRFPEVAVQDWSVNFYRRLVKKNETHTWNFIERGVGRDTQYNGTVTGVRDINPPVRLTFFPFAQTSTNFFDGNSETNFAGGLDIKYGLTDSFTLDAQLIPDFGQVAFDNVELNLGPFEQTFGENRAFFTEGIDLFNKGRIFFSRRIGGTPSGSLELLDTEEVITSPSTVKLANSVKISGRTKGGLGIGFLNSVGQKTFATIENTTTIEVNGFEVIEKSRREEVIEPLTNYNVFVLDQQFNQNSSVSLINTNVTRSGSKFRNANVTGGVFDIADKGNNFRASGRAIFSNVREAGETTSGFLSEFDFRKIQGNWRYRFGHDFADTKLNINDLGLNFRNNFNNFAVGGSYELIQPKGKFNRYRFNVTVRHRRLYEPSIKTRNSIRFDSFFSTTERLAFGLDMSLNGKDQDYFEPRVEGRFVTFESNLGSSAFISTDFRKKFAFDLRGSVRSWFGNQEQFNHSINFSPRYRFSDKLLVILSSNYSSRKDNFGWVDNTDTEVFLGLRDVVSLENRVNVNFNFDPYKALNLSLRNFWAVSDHSSNIYYILNNDGSRTQIDNYDTTVQRDPNANFNIWNLDVSYRWRFAPGSEASLLYRHQISNFDEQSTLGYGESLGNLFNEPLNHTLSLRVTYFIDYNNVKGIFKKTA, from the coding sequence ATGCGCATTTTTCTATTTGGGATATTCTCCCTGTTTTTACTATTACCCCATTTACTTCAAGCTCAGCAAACTAAAACGCTTAATGCAGAGCGTATCACTACGCCACCTAAAATAGACGGTGTACTTGATGATGCTGTATGGAAATCCCTTGCTACCTACGATGATTTTCACATGTTTGAACCTGGTAACGTTGGAACAATTGAAGAAAACCAGCGCACAGAAATTAAAATGGCATATGATGATAAGGCCGTATACATAGCAGCCTACTTGTTTGATCCAGACCCAGAAAATATCCCTAGTCAATTCAGTCAGCGCGATCAGGTTTTTTCACAAGCAGATCACTTTGTAGTCGCACTAAACACTTATAACGATGGTATCAATGAAACACGTTTTTATGTAACTAGCGCTGGAACAATAGGTGATCAACGTATTACACAGAATAACCGAGATTTTGGATTTAACGTAGTGTTTGAATGTAAAGTTTCAAGAGATGATAAAGGCTGGTACGCCGAGTACCGCATTCCTTATAACGCATTGCGTTTTCCAGAAGTAGCTGTTCAAGACTGGAGCGTAAACTTTTATAGAAGACTGGTAAAAAAGAATGAAACACATACGTGGAATTTTATTGAACGTGGTGTTGGTAGAGATACCCAATACAATGGCACCGTAACAGGTGTGCGCGACATAAATCCTCCGGTAAGGCTTACTTTTTTTCCTTTTGCACAAACCTCCACTAATTTCTTTGATGGAAATAGTGAAACCAACTTTGCGGGAGGTCTAGACATAAAATACGGTCTTACAGATAGTTTTACACTTGATGCCCAGCTAATTCCTGACTTTGGTCAGGTAGCTTTTGATAACGTAGAGCTTAACTTGGGGCCTTTTGAGCAAACATTTGGTGAGAATAGAGCATTCTTTACAGAAGGAATAGATTTATTTAATAAAGGTAGAATTTTCTTCTCAAGACGAATAGGTGGTACTCCATCTGGAAGTCTTGAGCTATTAGATACTGAAGAAGTAATAACTTCACCTTCTACCGTAAAGCTTGCAAATTCTGTAAAAATATCTGGACGTACAAAAGGAGGCTTAGGTATAGGATTTTTAAATTCTGTAGGACAAAAAACCTTTGCTACTATTGAAAATACGACAACTATAGAAGTTAATGGTTTTGAAGTCATTGAAAAAAGCAGACGAGAAGAAGTGATAGAACCTCTTACAAACTACAATGTATTTGTACTAGACCAACAGTTTAATCAAAACTCTTCTGTATCGCTTATCAATACGAATGTAACAAGAAGCGGCAGTAAATTTAGAAATGCAAATGTTACTGGTGGTGTATTTGATATAGCAGATAAAGGAAATAACTTTAGAGCCTCTGGACGTGCTATTTTTAGTAATGTCAGAGAAGCTGGAGAGACTACTAGCGGATTTTTATCAGAATTTGACTTTAGAAAAATTCAAGGAAACTGGCGTTACCGCTTCGGGCATGACTTTGCAGACACTAAGCTCAATATTAATGATCTCGGTTTAAACTTTAGAAATAATTTCAACAACTTTGCAGTAGGTGGTTCATATGAGTTAATACAACCCAAAGGCAAATTCAACAGGTATCGTTTTAATGTAACTGTACGACATAGACGTTTATATGAACCTAGTATAAAAACAAGAAACAGTATACGTTTTGATTCTTTTTTCTCAACAACAGAACGCCTCGCATTTGGGCTTGACATGAGTCTTAACGGTAAGGATCAGGATTATTTTGAGCCCAGAGTAGAAGGAAGATTTGTAACATTTGAGTCTAACTTAGGTAGTAGCGCCTTTATCTCAACAGATTTTAGAAAGAAATTTGCTTTTGATTTAAGAGGTTCTGTGCGCTCTTGGTTTGGAAATCAAGAACAATTTAATCACAGTATTAATTTCTCTCCTCGCTATAGATTTTCAGATAAATTGCTAGTTATTTTATCATCAAATTACTCTAGCCGAAAAGACAACTTTGGTTGGGTTGATAACACAGATACAGAGGTGTTTTTAGGCCTAAGAGATGTAGTCTCTCTAGAAAACAGAGTTAACGTAAATTTCAATTTTGACCCGTACAAGGCACTCAATCTAAGCCTACGTAACTTTTGGGCAGTATCAGATCACAGCAGTAATATCTATTACATTCTTAACAATGACGGCTCAAGAACTCAAATAGATAATTATGACACAACAGTACAGCGTGACCCTAATGCAAACTTTAATATCTGGAACCTAGATGTGAGTTATCGCTGGCGTTTTGCTCCAGGAAGCGAAGCATCCCTACTCTACCGCCATCAGATTTCTAACTTTGACGAGCAATCCACCTTAGGTTATGGCGAGAGCCTAGGCAACTTGTTTAATGAGCCTCTCAACCACACACTATCCCTTAGAGTTACCTATTTTATAGACTACAATAATGTAAAAGGCATCTTTAAAAAGACCGCTTAG
- the folE gene encoding GTP cyclohydrolase I FolE: MPYRSFEEYNIEVTDEIKDNFTSIIKNLGEDTDREGIVKTPERAAKAMQFLTSGYEMDPSAILKGAMFKEDYDDMVIVKNIELYSLCEHHMLPFFGKAHIAYIPNGHIVGLSKLPRIVDVFSRRLQVQERLTHDILECINSTLNPKGVAVVIEASHMCMMMRGVQKQNSTTTTSGFRGQFEKQETRNEFLKLISSSLD; encoded by the coding sequence ATGCCTTATAGAAGTTTTGAAGAATACAATATTGAAGTTACTGACGAAATAAAAGATAATTTTACGTCAATCATTAAAAACTTAGGAGAAGATACCGACAGAGAAGGAATCGTTAAGACACCGGAAAGAGCAGCAAAAGCTATGCAGTTCCTTACTTCTGGATATGAAATGGATCCTAGTGCTATCTTGAAAGGTGCTATGTTTAAAGAGGATTATGATGACATGGTTATCGTAAAGAATATAGAATTGTATTCATTATGTGAGCATCATATGTTGCCTTTCTTTGGAAAAGCTCATATCGCTTACATCCCTAATGGACACATTGTAGGTCTCAGTAAATTGCCTCGTATAGTAGATGTTTTTTCAAGAAGACTGCAGGTACAAGAAAGACTTACACATGATATTCTAGAGTGCATTAACTCAACCTTAAATCCCAAAGGTGTTGCTGTGGTAATTGAGGCATCTCATATGTGTATGATGATGAGAGGTGTGCAAAAGCAAAACTCAACAACAACGACGTCTGGTTTTAGAGGGCAATTTGAAAAGCAAGAAACGCGTAATGAATTTCTTAAATTAATTTCATCTAGTTTAGATTAA
- a CDS encoding ABC transporter ATP-binding protein: MVKAEHISKTFGNLQVLKDVALEVKKGEVVSIVGQSGAGKTTLLQILGTLDMPDHNAQTQLTINGKSLTGLKSKLLSAFRNEHIGFIFQFHQLLPEFTAMENVCIPAFIAKKDKAPTEARAKELLDFLGLSHRYNHKPNELSGGEQQRVAVARALINNPALILADEPSGNLDTESADHLHKLFFRLRDEFNQTLIIVTHNEELADMADRKLVMKDGEFVNS; the protein is encoded by the coding sequence ATGGTAAAGGCAGAACACATATCAAAAACTTTTGGAAACTTACAAGTCCTTAAAGACGTTGCTTTAGAAGTAAAAAAAGGAGAAGTAGTTTCTATTGTAGGGCAAAGTGGTGCTGGTAAAACTACACTATTACAAATTCTAGGCACACTAGATATGCCTGATCATAATGCCCAAACGCAACTTACCATAAACGGAAAATCACTAACCGGACTCAAATCTAAACTGCTAAGTGCCTTTCGTAATGAGCATATTGGCTTTATATTTCAGTTTCACCAACTTCTTCCAGAGTTTACAGCTATGGAAAATGTGTGCATTCCTGCATTTATCGCCAAAAAAGATAAAGCACCTACAGAGGCTCGAGCAAAAGAGCTTCTTGACTTTTTAGGCCTATCCCATCGCTATAACCATAAACCTAACGAACTTTCAGGAGGTGAGCAACAGCGTGTCGCAGTAGCGAGAGCACTTATTAATAATCCTGCGCTCATACTAGCAGATGAGCCTTCTGGTAATCTAGATACAGAAAGTGCAGATCATCTTCATAAACTGTTTTTCAGGCTGCGAGATGAATTTAATCAAACGCTTATTATTGTGACCCACAATGAAGAGCTAGCAGACATGGCAGACCGCAAACTTGTTATGAAAGACGGCGAGTTTGTAAACAGTTAA